From Vidua macroura isolate BioBank_ID:100142 chromosome 8, ASM2450914v1, whole genome shotgun sequence, one genomic window encodes:
- the GDF2 gene encoding growth/differentiation factor 2 yields MCCFGVLAALSVFNIIACLTRGKPLEDWDRLSAMGKSDAHFHDPGEVEDETHFNFKSFLENMKMDLLRSLNLSRVPSQVKTKEEPPQFMIDLYNRYAADKSSIPASNIVRSFSTEDVVSLDSPEENPFQKHILFFNISIPQYEEITRAELRIYISCHREVGSLSRLEGNMVIYDVLDDGHWENPESTKSSLVSHNIQECGWKMFEVSSAVKRWVRADKLETKNKLEVVIETKALSGFTCGKLDVSVTPDTKNLPLLVVFSNDRSNGTKETKVELREMIVHEQESVLKKLGKNNTSSEEEQQGEEKAITGSHLHSSRSKRSVGANHCRRTSLHVNFEEIGWDSWIIAPKDYEAFECKGGCFFPLTDNVTPTKHAIVQTLVHLQNPKKASKACCVPTKLDAISILYKDDAGVLTLIYNYEGMKVAECGCR; encoded by the exons ATGTGTTGTTTTGGAGTATTAGCTGCACTGTCTGTTTTCAACATCATTGCCTGTTTGACAAGAGGCAAGCCTTTGGAAGACTGGGACAGGCTATCAGCTATGGGAAAGTCTGATGCACATTTTCATGATCCTGGGGAAGTAGAAGATGAGACCCATTTCAACTTTAAATCTTTCTTGGAGAATATGAAGATGGATTTACTAAGAAGTTTGAATTTGTCAAGAGTACCCTCACAAGTGAAGACCAAAGAAGAACCACCACAGTTCATGATTGATTTATACAACAGATATGCTGCAGACAAgtcctccatccctgcatccaaTATTGTAAGGAGCTTCAGTACTGAAG ATGTTGTTTCTTTAGATTCACCAGAAGAAAACCCatttcagaaacacattttgttCTTCAACATCTCTATTCCACAATATGAGGAAAtcaccagagctgagctgagaaTTTATATCTCCTGTCACAGGGAAGTTGGGTCTCTCTCGAGGCTGGAAGGAAACATGGTAATTTATGATGTTCTAGATGATGGCCACTGGGAAAACCCAGAAAGTACCAAATCTTCCCTTGTCTCCCACAATATCCAGGAATGCGGTTGGAAGATGTTTGAAGTGTCCAGCGCTGTGAAAAGATGGGTCAGGGCAGACAAACTGGAGACTAAAAATAAGCTAGAGGTTGTTATAGAGACTAAAGCTCTGAGTGGTTTTACTTGTGGGAAACTGGATGTCAGTGTTACCCCTGACACAAAAAACCTGCCCCTGTTAGTAGTGTTCTCCAATGACCGCAGCAATGGAACAAAGGAGACCAAAGTGGAGCTCCGCGAGATGATTGTTCACGAACAAGAAAGTGTGCTCAAGAAACTAGGGAAGAACAACACTTCATCTGAAGAGgaacagcagggagaggaaaaggccatCACTGGATCCCACCTGCATTCCTCCAGAAGCAAGAGAAGTGTTGGAGCCAACCACTGCAGGAGAACTTCCCTCCATGTGAACTTTGAAGAGATTGGTTGGGATTCCTGGATCATTGCACCAAAAGATTATGAGGCTTTTGAGTGTAAAGGAGGTTGCTTCTTCCCTCTGACAGATAACGTCACTCCAACTAAACATGCTATTGTCCAAACTCTGGTGCATctccaaaatccaaaaaaagCCTCCAAGGCCTGTTGTGTTCCAACCAAACTGGATGCAATCTCCATTCTTTATAAGGATGATGCTGGTGTGCTCACTTTAATATATAACTATGAAGGGATGAAAGTGGCAGAATGTGGCTGCAGGTAG